In a genomic window of Mycoplasma iguanae:
- a CDS encoding YbaB/EbfC family nucleoid-associated protein: protein MNINNLMKQAKQLQAEMDRKKEKLAAEEFTFSKQGLDLVFYGNRQLKSIKIHPALIDPEDPETLEDLIIVAINDAIKELDQAHETISKPGV from the coding sequence ATGAATATTAATAATTTGATGAAACAAGCAAAACAATTACAAGCTGAAATGGATCGTAAAAAAGAAAAACTAGCAGCTGAAGAATTTACTTTTTCAAAACAAGGCTTAGATTTAGTTTTCTATGGAAATAGACAATTAAAATCAATTAAGATTCATCCCGCTTTAATTGACCCAGAAGATCCAGAAACTTTAGAAGATTTAATTATTGTTGCAATCAATGATGCAATTAAAGAATTAGATCAAGCACAT
- the dnaX gene encoding DNA polymerase III subunit gamma/tau: protein MTNLEYKAFYRKYRPKNFSEVQSQEHIISTLTNIIKNDKVSHGYLFAGPRGTGKTSIAKIFAAMLNCQNYAQNENAYANCLIKAQNSMDIIEMDAASNNGVDEIRELKDNVQNLPFDAKYKIYIIDEVHMLTKSAFNAFLKLLESPPKHIVFILATTDPQKIPLTVLSRLQRFNFKKIEKKSIKEKLTEILTKENIACETQALNKIVKLAQGSLRDAISMLDQLATFTNNNITEQALFEIFGISALDNLLQILDLANNNQITPLLKLSNQLIAKGADIELLVKDLIAVLKDYIIFKKTYEVDLLTTVQLEDFKKLNISLSKAYKYLDILFKNLKEIRYSTIVQEIFELTLIELATQDKELLENKQYATLDQQVVSGSVQSQTTILTPKAKVEKNDEASIKSPSFDDVLFTPPVIEKDEFLEKMFSGNIDNNKTEENVKIDTDETNIDYDTAELEREFLDESEDDTTEIDPLPMPKIPDIDIPDIIPYRPVQETDPQKLFEINRVANNEMLKSVEIDRELRMLKEQELEADRLLEEGFYNNDNDGLIEYADELIAHDELILAKSITAEILLAKKQNKIFEGDLYKKGQILNLLSLSDKDALAKAKTQWERLKIFSSEQRYYNYIPYLEKCKLIASANNFILLSANENEYVWQVNSFVKDIEFQELIIKLTGKPTHIIAISKKFFKEMKETWKNLVVKPEAIPLAPLSNKTKTDLTESFMENLIGKKIGII from the coding sequence ATGACTAATCTTGAATACAAAGCTTTTTATCGTAAATATAGACCAAAAAACTTTTCAGAAGTACAAAGTCAAGAACATATTATCAGTACATTAACTAATATCATCAAAAATGATAAGGTGTCACACGGATATCTTTTTGCAGGTCCAAGAGGAACTGGAAAAACATCAATTGCCAAAATTTTTGCTGCAATGTTAAATTGCCAAAATTATGCCCAAAATGAAAATGCTTATGCAAATTGTTTAATAAAAGCTCAAAATTCAATGGACATCATCGAAATGGACGCTGCTTCAAATAATGGAGTTGATGAAATTCGTGAATTAAAAGATAATGTGCAAAATCTGCCTTTTGATGCAAAATATAAGATCTATATTATCGATGAAGTACATATGCTAACAAAAAGCGCTTTTAATGCTTTTTTAAAATTATTAGAATCTCCTCCTAAACACATTGTGTTTATTTTAGCTACTACAGATCCACAAAAAATTCCATTAACTGTTTTATCAAGATTACAAAGATTTAACTTTAAAAAAATTGAAAAAAAATCTATTAAAGAAAAATTAACAGAAATTTTAACAAAAGAAAATATTGCCTGTGAAACTCAAGCCTTAAATAAAATTGTAAAATTAGCTCAAGGTAGTTTACGTGATGCAATTTCAATGTTAGATCAACTTGCAACTTTTACTAATAATAATATTACTGAACAAGCTTTATTTGAAATTTTTGGAATTTCTGCTTTAGATAATTTATTACAAATTTTAGATTTAGCTAACAATAACCAAATTACTCCTTTATTAAAATTAAGTAATCAATTAATAGCAAAAGGTGCAGACATTGAATTGCTTGTTAAAGATTTAATAGCAGTTTTAAAAGACTATATTATTTTCAAAAAAACTTATGAAGTAGACCTTCTAACTACAGTGCAATTAGAAGATTTTAAAAAACTAAATATTTCGCTTTCTAAGGCTTATAAATATTTAGATATTTTATTCAAAAACTTAAAAGAAATTCGTTACTCAACAATTGTACAAGAAATCTTTGAATTAACATTAATTGAGTTAGCAACACAAGATAAAGAATTACTAGAAAATAAACAATATGCAACATTAGATCAACAAGTAGTTTCCGGTTCTGTTCAAAGTCAAACCACAATTCTAACGCCCAAAGCAAAAGTTGAAAAAAATGATGAAGCTTCAATTAAATCACCTTCATTTGATGATGTACTTTTCACACCACCTGTTATAGAAAAAGATGAATTTTTAGAAAAAATGTTTTCTGGAAATATAGACAATAATAAAACAGAAGAAAATGTAAAAATTGACACTGATGAAACCAACATTGATTATGATACAGCAGAATTAGAAAGAGAATTTTTAGATGAAAGTGAAGATGATACAACAGAAATAGATCCGCTTCCAATGCCAAAAATTCCTGACATCGATATTCCCGATATTATTCCATATCGCCCTGTACAAGAAACAGATCCTCAAAAATTATTTGAAATTAATCGTGTAGCTAATAATGAAATGCTAAAAAGTGTGGAAATCGATCGAGAACTAAGGATGTTAAAAGAACAAGAATTAGAAGCAGACCGTCTACTAGAAGAAGGTTTTTATAATAATGATAATGATGGATTAATTGAATATGCTGATGAACTAATTGCTCACGATGAACTAATTTTAGCTAAATCAATTACAGCAGAAATTTTATTAGCTAAAAAACAAAATAAGATTTTTGAAGGAGATCTTTACAAAAAAGGTCAAATTTTAAATTTATTATCTTTATCAGATAAAGATGCATTAGCAAAAGCTAAAACACAATGAGAAAGATTAAAAATTTTTAGTTCTGAACAAAGATATTACAACTACATTCCATATTTAGAAAAATGTAAACTGATTGCTTCTGCCAACAATTTTATTTTACTCTCTGCTAATGAAAATGAATATGTATGACAAGTTAATTCTTTTGTTAAAGATATTGAATTTCAGGAATTAATTATTAAATTAACAGGAAAACCAACCCATATTATTGCAATCAGTAAGAAATTCTTTAAAGAAATGAAAGAAACTTGAAAAAACTTAGTAGTCAAACCAGAAGCCATCCCTTTAGCTCCACTTTCAAATAAAACTAAAACGGATTTAACTGAAAGTTTTATGGAAAACTTAATTGGTAAAAAAATTGGAATAATTTAA